TGCAAAACGTTTCCTTTTATAGACGCacacaaagagaaagggaatagtgGTGTGATGGCGATACAATGCTCTTTTATTTTATCGTCTTTGTCTTGATCTTATTACACTGTATCTTTCACCCTGCAAACGCTTCCTTTCATACAGACTCCTACACAGACAAAATGATTGGTGGTGTGATGGAGATACAATGCAAttaccccctctttctcttcctctctccatgttTAAATACACTGCCTCCCcccaattcttctcttcctctctatccatgGTTAACTACCCTGCCATTGTCTCTTACACCCAGTAAAACACTACAGCCTCCCGCACGGAAAAAGTGAATGGTTGTGTTATGGTGATGCAATGCACTTCCAtattcttcttccactttatcCTGAACTTATTGCACTGCCTTCGTCTCTCACACCCTGCAAGACACTTCCACTTCTTTTTATAGACTCACACATAAAAAGTAAATGGCGGTGTTATGGTGATACAATgcatttctgttttcctctttataaTCATGATCGTATTGCACTGTCTCTATCGTCTCCTGCACCTCGTAAACGTTTCCTCCAGTGCGCCGTTCAGACAAAGGGATGGCGTGGTGGGGTGGCGGCGAGAGCGGCGTTATTCCTGGCTAACGACGGTCCTTGCACGTCTCGGCTACACACGCGATGGTATGCCGCAGGGGCGAGGTcttacgtatgtatgtatgcatgtatatatgaatgtatgtggTTACCTATCCGTAAACACATtaatacccccccaccccccccacacacacaccaacgaatGTAAATTAAGAAGATGGATAAAAAGTTAGGTATATAAGGTTAGGTAAACACTGGTATACACACTGACGCGTCTTTTTCGTTtacagtaagagaagaagaagaagaagaaaaagaagaagaagaagaaagaagaagaaaaagaaacataaaacgaaggaaagacaaataataatgaaagaggaTCACGCCACCAACTGTAAACCTGAACATTACACTTCGACCGCGACGGAAAGCAACAGAAACAGACGAACACGTGGATATGTTTACATCGGTGACGTCATCAGTCGAGCGATGGGCTGATCAACGTTGCCACATCTCCcactccctaacacacacacagaggcttcCCAGCGTGGAGAAGACAGAACCCACGGCCATAGGAAGAAGGACGGGAAGGGTAGACAATTTAAGACAAAGCAAGGCACTCCTACCCATACTAATAACCGATACAAAGCCCTTCCACCTGTCTTGCCCTTCCCGCCCGCCACCCAGTTACGTAACGGAGCGCGGGAGGCCAGTGGACGCGCCAACCCACTACGCATcgaggagacagaaaaggaaaaacatcGATAGGCCGTCAACAGCTTCCCAGAAGACACTGGTTTATCAAGTTGCGGTGacgatggtattggtggtggtgacgtgggtTGAATCTATATTACGAGGAAATGCCGGAGTAGGTAACTGAACTGCGCAAAAACGAGAAGCAGAAAGGTGAGAAGAAATAATTATACATTTCACTTAATGAATAGAAGTAACTGTAGTGATGTGGGTTGAATCTGTATCACTAGGGAaagctaactaattaactaacgcCATtgagagaagcaaaaaagaattaagagagaacaataacaataaatagaAGTCATTGCAGTATACTTAATAAACAACAAATAGTACACCAATTCAGGATCATGGATACAAGAATGAAAATCAAATTAACATTGCAatcaagaagaaaggagatacaataagaaaacaaacaaacaaacaaactagtaaCTGCTAAACATCTAAACTTACTACGGTAAAACACATGACCTCAACACAACAGTAAACAAAACGATAAAAGTCGACTCCAAAAACAGCAAAAACAGTTACTCAAAAGGAaataccacagagagagagatacgaagtAAGAGAAATTCCCCGCTTATCATCAAACCAACACACCACGCCACATTCAATCAGCCTGTGAGAGAGCGAGcgtgagagagtgaggaagaatgaaaacCCCCCAAAAACATAACCCACGCGAAGGCATCACCACCGCGGCATCACCCTTTTTGGCGGGAAAACGATGATGCCACAACACCACaacaaagagggaaaagatgacaGCCACAATCCCCACAGcatgataaaaggagaaaaaatgaaggacagAGATTGAGAAAAGAACCGCagaggatggaaagggggaaaggaagagaaggaggaaagttaagaaatGGAAAGCCACAACCCAGCAACgtgatgaagagggaaaagatgaaggacaaagagagattgagaaaagaaccgcagaggatggaaagggggataggaggaggagaaggaggaggacgacgaggtaagtcgagaaatggaaagaaggaatagtaGAAGGGGTTGATGAAAcgggaaaggaagaacggaaccACAAAAATACATGAGGATGGAAATATACAAGAGCTCTGGAGATTGAGAAAAAGAACCGCAAAGGATGGAAAGtgggataggaagaagaggaggacaaggaaagttgagaaatggaaaggaagagagctagaaaggggaaaggaaggacataACCACAGTAATACAAGAGGATGGAAAaattggagagatggagaggaaggaaaaaagacaaccGCAATAAAACCATAGTggaggttgagggaggaggaggaaaagaataaggatgaaaacttaaaagaaagataaacgaaaatggagaagaatgatgatagtattaagaaggaagagaaagaaaatataataccaataaaataacagtTGCAGTATAAGCCCGTATatatgagatggaagaggaaggggaagaggaaaaatgttgAATTAATAAAAGACAAACATCAATTCACTATTAGGATCCACTACACaagcagatgaaaaaaaaggatccTATTAGaactataagtgtgtgtgtgtgcgtgtgtgtgtgtgtgtgtccctacctATCCCTACCTGCAACTTCTTTGGCATACAAGAAACGCACCCaagccaaggacacacacacacacacacacacacacacacacacacacacacacaaagacgcttcttcccctccccccccctgacCCTGACAGTTTCAAGGATTCGCTTTAACCAATCAAGAGGAAAATATTTGTCCTCTTCGCGGGAAAACATCAAGTATAACGaacccagggagagagagagagagagagagagagagagagagagagagagagagagagagagagagagagaatgtgatggATAGAGAtatacggatagatagatagacaaataaatagatagaaagatatattgATAAAGATATAGTGAGACAatgatagataagtagacagagtGAGATAGATAAAGTGATAGATgaatagttagatagacagatagatatatagcacacaaaaaaaacatacatacataccaggatacatacatacacatatacatacgtacatacgtacatacagacagacagacagacatacagacaaacagagacccAGGAAGCTATTCAAACATTAAGCACCATAtcgaagacagacaaacagacagaaagacaagaagacaaagatAGAGACCCAGGAAATAATTCTAAGCAAAGTGAACATATGAGAGCctacggaaaaaaaaaagataaaacaaataagaaaaccaAACCTTACAACTTTCTACCTTTACAACAAATACCTGAACCAAGCAACGATAAGACTTGTAAACCAACATATCACACCTGCGTAGATACACCCCCCAAGAAGAATCACAGGTATATGTATTAATAGACtggaggccgtgtgtgtgtgtgtgtgtgtgtgtgtgtgtgtgtgtgtgtaaataatggCTCTTGCTGCCCATACTCATGCCACTCCTTGTCACATTGATGGCAAGATTactaagaggatgaggatgaggaggaggcggaggaaggttAGGGATTTAGAAAGATACCTTTGTTTCGCGCGCCAAAATCTAGTCAAGTATACGGTAGATgccttggtgttttttttttttctttttatgtttttccttctttcttctcgttttcttggtTAAATACGACCTTGATGGTACGCGTGGACGAGGCtgcttctttcatctctctctctctctctctctctctctcacacacacacacacacacacacacacaactaaacaatacgtataaaaaacaaaaaacaaaaagaaaaaggaggtggcaggtaagaaaaataaaaaaataaatagaagaaaaagaagacagaaaaatatGATTATGAAAAACGAAGACAATGAGAAAGAAGACAGACGGGAATGACAAGtaatcacaacacacacacacacacacacacacacacacacacacacacacacacacacacacattaaataactccGGTGTCTTGATGAGTTTGCGCTTGGACAGGTTGATCGTTCTTCACTGCGCTgccgactcttcctcctcctcctcctcttcttcctccttctgcgtctctctctctctctctctctctctctctctctctctctctctctctctctcttttattactcagagttctcatttctttctctcacgttcctgtttctcttcttcacttctatttccttctccctttcttaatccatttttttattcattgttctTCTTAATCACTGCGCTaatatctttatcttcctttgttttccctcctcttgtttcgctttctatatctatttattaacTACTATCTAATTTATAttcctacttttctctcttaatccatgttcttcttttctttattcatttatctattattttctatcgttgtttacactttccttttctcgcattttattccttccctatcttttcctcctctctctactatCAATCAATTTATATTTCCtgctgtctcctcccttccttaatcccccttgtcatttcttcttctcacctaatgttatttttttttcaatctaaaCTAACACCTTCCTATTTTCTAGTGTCTGTTGGTGTTCCTTTCGCCTTCTATGCCCATTTCTTCAATTATACTCTAAGACATATTCTCCATTACTCGTCTGATCAATCCATTATTCGCTACCCTTGGCAACGTAGGCGGATATGATTTTCGTACGCACTATCCCATTATTTTCCAATTAGTCTACCTTATTCagcaccttctctcccctctactcACCTTCCCTTTAACTCCCCGCCATAAACCACATATcatcactcctttcttcttctatctaccccatcctttccatcctcctcacctcctcttctcccctccccctgtgTTGGCGTTCTCCCACATAAAAGGGAATAATCGacgccttcatttccttctcctcctcctcctcctcctcctaccagccaatcagtcagtcagtcacccagtttcAGTCGTCATTTCCAACTCTTCCTCTGTCCTCAGCTTCATTCTGAGTGAGTGgctgttgtagtaatagtagtagtagtagtagtagtagtagtagtagtagtaacaccatcaccatcaacaataaCATCAATACAAGCAGAAGTACCAACAGAAATAGCACCAGCAGTACCTCTAATAACACAACTCCCTGCCCGTCCCACACACCACTGCTACCCCCCCTCCATTCATCCCTCACCACCagcgccatcaccatcacaatcatcagcatcatcagcaggAGAGTATATGCGTCCACTCctactgttgttgttttcgttcccttcgtctgcgtgtgtgtgtgtgtgtgtgtgtgtgtgtgtgatattaatAAACATGTCCTTATCtttatccccccttccccctcattgcCCCCTGCCCTCACCCCTCTCTACCCTCCTCACCTGTTCAGCACGTATCACCTacagctctcttcctcctccttctttaccctgTCTTCTCTCAGCTCCTTTTTGTACATCCTCCGCTAACTCTTTTACTAACCTCGATTGTgagtttcttcccttcctatgcttctcttctctttttcctccttctcctcctccttctcttttctcaccATTTCCTCGAactcttccctcacttctcatTGCAACATgatttcctctattctttttaaccagtacctcttcctcctccttcttcctaatcttccctcacctccttcctaaCCTCCACTCATCCACGTCTCCTCTGAATGCCACTCCACTCgcactcctttccctctcatcttaACTAACAACACCCTTTTTTTCCCCATGgccttcactccacctcctcttacGGTATCTTACTCCTCCATATTTCCGTAagctccacttctctctctcccttcactacctccactacctcaccctctccctctgaCTCTCTCTTCCACATCTGAGTAaactccacttctccctccctccactgccttccctctcctcttgacTCTCACTCTTCCACATTTACAAAAacttcactcccccctccctcctccttccactgcCTCCCCTCTGTCCTGTAACCTTCCttgacccctcctcttcctcctccttaccctcccacaTCACGCCACTTCTCCCCCCCCGCCTCCTGCCCCCCACTACGCCAGCTGTTAACCTTGGCGACGGTGGCACAACACAACGCATACGCCACGCCTGCACGTCTACGCACGCCGCtacgcatgtttttttttttttttgtgtgtgtgtgtgttaagacgtGTGGACATGAAGAGGACTCGATGATTTTGAGTTTTGTTCCGTGTTGGTGTGTTgtcagtgtgtttgtttgtttgtttgtttgtttgtgttagtaGTTTTGTCATTTGTATTGTTAATTTGTTTATGGTTTAATTGTTGGTGTCTTTAGTTTATTAGCTGGTCAGTGagttaatcagtcagttattcagtcagtcaatttttagtcagtcagccagtcagttagtttgttcgtcagtcagtcaagtaTATCATCAGTTCATTTGGTAAGTTCGGAGAGATAAAGAAGTActccgtaaacacacacacacacacacacacacacacacacacacacacacattcctccaccCTTCCAGCACACACATCTTCCCTGGTTCAATTAACTCAATCTTCTCTCCTCGCCCATGAATATATGCAAACTAACAAATTATTTAATGAGTGAATAAGGAGAGACGAGGCAACGcactaaccccccacccccccgcccctcccacacacacacacacacacacacacacacacacaccttgttgaCGTTTTCGCCACTCTCATATCACCGCGCCaggcacctcttcttcctcctcctcctcctcctcctactactactactactactactactactactactactactactactactactactactactactactactactactattactgctactactactactactactagacccAGGGTACAGAGGGAGGGCAGTCACCGAGCTCTCGAGGGTCAGTCAACAAGCTTTTAAGGATGTGTTGGCTATTTTGAGGTATCACTTGCTTCTACTatgtcctccttctctctctctctctctctctctctctctctctctctctctctctctctctctctctctctctctcgactaatGTTTTCTTCACGTTAACGTTAAGGACAGTTTTAGCTTTTCTAGGACACCTCTGAGTCTGCCTGTCAttaacctctttttctctctctctctctctctctctctctctctctctctctctctctctctctctctctctctctctctctctctctctctctctctctctctcaatttatctgTTTATCCGTCTATGCTAAATACGGTCACGGAGATGAATTCAAGAAAGGCCTTaaaggtaaaaagagaaaaaggaagagaaaaatgaggtgtATGtggctgaaaatatatatagccaGAGGGGCCAATTATCTGCCTATGTCTGGGCTGAAAGAAACAACGAAAAGAAGGAATATCAGAAAATAAAACCTTGCGCACGAGGAAAATACggcaacaaatatatataatggtCCGAGGTCAGTTACgtcagcaagaaagaaagaaaaggaaatggagaggaaaattgCCAGcgagagagataaatggaaacAGGTGATAAAaaaggtaagagagaaagaaaggaaaggaaattgagaggGAAATGaacgtgaaagagaaagaagaaacggaaactgaagggagaaaaaggtcagagagaaagaaagaaaaggaaattgagaggaaaaagaacgttagagaaaagagaaaaagacactgATGGGGAAAAAAGaacgtaaaagagaaagaaaaggaaactgagcaaaaaaaagttgagaggaagaaagaaatgaaatgtaATTGAGGGGATAaatacttcagagagagagagagagagagagagagagagagagagagagagagagagagagagagagagacaaaggcgaAATAAAcgtaatagagaaagaaagaaaaagacaaccgAAGTGAAAAAtttacgagagagaaagagaacaaaggaaactgagagaggaaaaagaacataaaagaaagagaaaaaagaaagtgtgaataaagaaaaaagaaaagaaataagaaaaaggtaaCTGAGGGGAATAAAAAGgtcaaagataaagaaaaaaaggtaacattaaaaaaaaatagtacgtcagagaaaagaacaaagaaaaggtaagaggcaaaaaaaaaaaaaaaaaaaaaataaagaaaaaaaaggaaaaaaatgccagcgagagaaagaaaaaatagaaaccaTAAAATGACATCAAcggaaataaggaaagataaggaacaaGAGGGTAAAAATAacgttaacgagagagagagagagagagagagagagagagagagagagagagagagaaaaggtaacaAATAATAAAGAGCAGTAATTAACCAACGAAAAGACATATTCGACACCATTTAAAGGGGAAACAATTTTAAAATGGAGGGTGAAAAAAATattgtagctgttgttgttgttagtcttGAGAACAGCTGATGATGAGGATGGATGGGGACGGATGGAAGGGGATGGGGttaggttgttgttttttttgtctatctttttttgttctctctgtgtctctcctttatggtggtggaagggaacgtgggacttgtttttgttattattctgGAGGACGAAGGACCAAAAAACATACGAATAGGGGccatgaggagaggaggaggtggaggaggaggaggaggcaggtgggagggaggctggcaggtgaggcgaggtgtTGAGTCTGTGATGCGGCGcccaggtggtggtggcggtggtggtggtgtggctgggggggtagtccgtctgtctgtctgtctgtcaggctTTGTCCTTTTGTTTGTGTACGAGTCTGCCAGTTcgtcttactctccctttctctgtctttattCGCACCTTTCTTTGTGCTGTTCTTTGTCCCTCTGCTTCACTGCATGTCTGGCTGTGTCTTCATATTGGAGTGTTTGTTAGTTCGTGTGTTAGTCTCGCACTTACCGGACTGGATCAAGACTTCGATGTCAGAGTCTGTGTCGTTGGCGAAGTCGTCAGGCACGACGGTGGAAGTTTCAtcgtcgtcctcgtcttcgtcttcctcgtcgCTTCGGTCGCTCCCAACGCCTTCGTCCCACGagccgcccacccggcagtgtcCCAGGGTCGCTGGGGACGGGCAGGGGGGCAGGGTGGTGGGGCGCGGGGGCGTGGcggggtgtgtggtggtggtgccgcggtgcagtggtggtgCGAGGAGCCGCGTGGCCATGTCCGCCTCCACACgtgtgttctcttcctcctcccggtGCAATTTCTTCCTGCCGGCCACCCTCCGCTCggggttcctcctcttccttcgtctgagCGCCTCGTGGGTGCCGGCGGTGCTGTCGTCAGTGTCGGAGTCGGACTGTGTGGGCAGGGCGGGCAGGCGGGGGTACTGCCCCTCCTCGCCCTTGCGGATGATTTTGTAGATGTCAAAGTCTCTTATGTCTTCGTTGTATGGCGCGGCGGGGCTCGCCGGACCCCTTTGTGGGGGGCAGGAGGGCGGCGGGGCGGCACGGAGGGGCGGCGCAGAGGTACCCGAGGGGCAGTCCATGGTGTGTGCAGCGTGGCAAGACGGACAGTGACGGGAAGGAGCACACGAGAGCTGCTCAGGGCGGCGGCGCTCAACAAActgacgcctccgccgccgccaccaccttgcCCTGCCGCTGCCCGCGCTGCTGCCAGCTGCAGCAGCGCTGCCCGCCACCGCGGCTTCTTGGTCATGCTGGGTCACGCCAGGGGGGTGTTCCTCCCCCGCGGGTGTGACGCAAGGCTGAGTCGCCACGCAGCAGAACTCTTCGTCTCCACTTGCTGCCTCATGACTCTGCGGCGGCGACACCCGTGGCTCGGCGGGAGTGAGGGCTGGGGCGGGTTGGCCTTGTGGTGCTATGTCGGGGGAGGGGCGCCCACACTCCTCCTGCTGGGCCTCGGCCCGGCAGGCGGGGGCGCACAGCTCCgcgagggagggggcgggggcggcggcgggagtCAGTGGGTCCAGCAGCACCCATGCGCCGGGCTCACCCGCCTCGCAGCACACCCCCGCCTCGCTCACGTGCCCGCCGCCGCAGCAAGCGAGGGCGTGGCGCTGCGGCTGCTGCTGCCGGCCATTGTGAGTGACGGACAGGGGGGACCGGCGCCCCCCGAGCCACGGGTGGTGGGGGTCGCCGCCCAGCACCCGCCACAACGTCTGGCTCAGCACGCTGCTCACCACGCTCACCATCACGCTCACGCTCACTCACGCCACAAGACCCGCCGCCCCTCTTAGTCCTTGAGTACCTCGTAACACCGACTGGAAATAACAGCGGCGGGCATCAAGTCAATGGGTTGTTGGCACGCACGCCCTGAGTGCTTGGAGTGGCGCCCGAGTCACTGGGTGCTCGCGGCGGGCGTCGCAGCGGCGGCGACACTCACAGCCTCGCCTTGCCGCCCCGGCCAACAGCGCTGCATGCGGGGCCTCGCCTGCTGGTGCTCTGCGGGAGGAAGCAGCCGTGACAGCCAATCCTTCCCTGCCgcgccaccaacacctccacctccctcacctctAACACCACCACTGGCGGCCCCTCCTCATCCTGCAACACCACCAATGACACCACCATCAAAACAACACTGAAAGAccctccaccaacaccatcagcaccacctaTAAcaatttatctccttccttcgacaccaccactaccaccaatgacaccaccatcaacaccagcacTGACAGCTCCTCCTAGGCCTTTAAAACCACCAATGACAGCCTATCTTCGCCCCGACAGTATCAACACCGAAGAGATCTCCAACACCAGCACTGACACCTCCTCCTtgaccctccaacaccaccaccaacactaacaccaccaagaacaacaataataacacc
The DNA window shown above is from Eriocheir sinensis breed Jianghai 21 chromosome 15, ASM2467909v1, whole genome shotgun sequence and carries:
- the LOC126998835 gene encoding uncharacterized protein LOC126998835 isoform X1, which translates into the protein MVSVVSSVLSQTLWRVLGGDPHHPWLGGRRSPLSVTHNGRQQQPQRHALACCGGGHVSEAGVCCEAGEPGAWVLLDPLTPAAAPAPSLAELCAPACRAEAQQEECGRPSPDIAPQGQPAPALTPAEPRVSPPQSHEAASGDEEFCCVATQPCVTPAGEEHPPGVTQHDQEAAVAGSAAAAGSSAGSGRARWWRRRRRQFVERRRPEQLSCAPSRHCPSCHAAHTMDCPSGTSAPPLRAAPPPSCPPQRGPASPAAPYNEDIRDFDIYKIIRKGEEGQYPRLPALPTQSDSDTDDSTAGTHEALRRRKRRNPERRVAGRKKLHREEEENTRVEADMATRLLAPPLHRGTTTTHPATPPRPTTLPPCPSPATLGHCRVGGSWDEGVGSDRSDEEDEDEDDDETSTVVPDDFANDTDSDIEVLIQSACSSESWVDLSNQPGSPDRVTPLPFGNGEEYLRLLREAQRESNQSSARVSLASSRRDTPRDSPHDSPKSPPNSPNTEMATDPEEASVLRGVYINYYNKQEGDFIRVEKNTETDWIWDWSSRPDQTPPKEWRFSHPRKGVSRGASIRRVMVGNSSLFSRDVLYTLLITNVLSLIIGTGIGIWLVKRSGSEGITTLPLN
- the LOC126998835 gene encoding uncharacterized protein LOC126998835 isoform X2 — protein: MVSVVSSVLSQTLWRVLGGDPHHPWLGGRRSPLSVTHNGRQQQPQRHALACCGGGHVSEAGVCCEAGEPGAWVLLDPLTPAAAPAPSLAELCAPACRAEAQQEECGRPSPDIAPQGQPAPALTPAEPRVSPPQSHEAASGDEEFCCVATQPCVTPAGEEHPPGVTQHDQEAAVAGSAAAAGSSAGSGRARWWRRRRRQFVERRRPEQLSCAPSRHCPSCHAAHTMDCPSGTSAPPLRAAPPPSCPPQRGPASPAAPYNEDIRDFDIYKIIRKGEEGQYPRLPALPTQSDSDTDDSTAGTHEALRRRKRRNPERRVAGRKKLHREEEENTRVEADMATRLLAPPLHRGTTTTHPATPPRPTTLPPCPSPATLGHCRVGGSWDEGVGSDRSDEEDEDEDDDETSTVVPDDFANDTDSDIEVLIQSACSSESWVDLSNQPGSPDRVTPLPFGNGEEYLRLLREAQRESNQSSARVSLASSRRDTPRDSPHDSPKSPPNSPNTEMATDPEEASVLRGVYINYYNKEGDFIRVEKNTETDWIWDWSSRPDQTPPKEWRFSHPRKGVSRGASIRRVMVGNSSLFSRDVLYTLLITNVLSLIIGTGIGIWLVKRSGSEGITTLPLN
- the LOC126998835 gene encoding uncharacterized protein LOC126998835 isoform X3; amino-acid sequence: MVSVVSSVLSQTLWRVLGGDPHHPWLGGRRSPLSVTHNGRQQQPQRHALACCGGGHVSEAGVCCEAGEPGAWVLLDPLTPAAAPAPSLAELCAPACRAEAQQEECGRPSPDIAPQGQPAPALTPAEPRVSPPQSHEAASGDEEFCCVATQPCVTPAGEEHPPGVTQHDQEAAVAGSAAAAGSSAGSGRARWWRRRRRQFVERRRPEQLSCAPSRHCPSCHAAHTMDCPSGTSAPPLRAAPPPSCPPQRGPASPAAPYNEDIRDFDIYKIIRKGEEGQYPRLPALPTQSDSDTDDSTAGTHEALRRRKRRNPERRVAGRKKLHREEEENTRVEADMATRLLAPPLHRGTTTTHPATPPRPTTLPPCPSPATLGHCRVGGSWDEGVGSDRSDEEDEDEDDDETSTVVPDDFANDTDSDIEVLIQSESWVDLSNQPGSPDRVTPLPFGNGEEYLRLLREAQRESNQSSARVSLASSRRDTPRDSPHDSPKSPPNSPNTEMATDPEEASVLRGVYINYYNKQEGDFIRVEKNTETDWIWDWSSRPDQTPPKEWRFSHPRKGVSRGASIRRVMVGNSSLFSRDVLYTLLITNVLSLIIGTGIGIWLVKRSGSEGITTLPLN